From the genome of Mixophyes fleayi isolate aMixFle1 chromosome 2, aMixFle1.hap1, whole genome shotgun sequence, one region includes:
- the PRSS23 gene encoding serine protease 23, with protein sequence MTMAEKVFTVCALLFLVSSVEPQDHHSKPTWPTYKVPVILPQSTTGLDKAHFDAVARLDVPSSCGPDCHKHVPMPTYDELKDNMAYETLYANGSRTLTEVGIYVFANKAGAEKTGSKSRRKRQIYGFDNRFSIFGKNFLNNYPFSTSVKLSTGCTGTLVAEKHVLTAAHCIHDGKSYVKGAQKLRVGFLKPKFKDGGKGVNKTNSEDKDKMKFQWIRVKRTHVPKGWIKGNANDIGMDYDYALLELKKTHKRKFMMIGVSPTGHKLPGGKIHFSGFDNDRPGNLVYRFCDVKDETYDLLYQQCDAQPGASGSGVYIRMWRRDKQKWERKIIGIFSGHQWVDKNGDNQDFNVAVRITPLKYAQICFWIKGNYIDCRDG encoded by the coding sequence ATGACGATGGCGGAAAAAGTGTTTACAGTTTGCGCCCTCCTGTTTCTGGTATCCTCTGTGGAGCCACAAGACCATCATTCGAAGCCAACTTGGCCGACCTACAAAGTTCCGGTCATTCTTCCTCAGTCTACGACTGGTTTGGACAAAGCCCATTTTGATGCTGTAGCAAGGCTAGATGTGCCAAGCTCCTGCGGGCCAGACTGCCACAAGCATGTCCCAATGCCTACATATGACGAACTGAAGGATAACATGGCATATGAAACCTTGTATGCCAACGGGAGCCGCACATTGACCGAAGTAGGGATTTATGTTTTTGCCAACAAGGCGGGGGCTGAAAAAACTGGTAGCAAGTCCCGGCGTAAGAGGCAGATCTATGGATTTGACAATAGGTTCAGTATATTTGGAAAAAACTTCTTAAACAATTATCCTTTTTCGACATCTGTAAAATTATCCACGGGCTGCACGGGCACGTTGGTGGCAGAGAAACATGTTCTTACTGCAGCCCACTGCATCCATGATGGGAAAAGCTACGTCAAAGGTGCACAGAAGCTGAGAGTGGGGTTCTTGAAACCCAAGTTCAAAGATGGAGGTAAAGGTGTCAACAAAACAAATTCTGAAGATAAAGACAAAATGAAATTCCAGTGGATTCGGGTGAAAAGGACACATGTCCCAAAAGGTTGGATAAAAGGTAACGCCAACGACATTGGCATGGATTATGACTATGCTTTGTTAGAActcaaaaaaacccacaaaagaaAATTCATGATGATTGGTGTCAGTCCAACCGGTCATAAGTTGCCTGGTGGGAAGATCCACTTCTCTGGCTTTGACAACGATAGACCGGGTAACCTCGTCTACCGGTTCTGTGATGTTAAGGATGAAACATATGATCTCTTGTATCAGCAATGCGACGCCCAGCCTGGCGCCAGTGGTTCTGGAGTTTATATCAGGATGTGGAGGAGGGATAAGCAGAAATGGGAGCGGAAGATCATTGGAATATTTTCTGGCCACCAATGGGTGGACAAGAACGGCGACAATCAGGATTTTAACGTAGCAGTGCGCATAACACCCCTTAAATATGCACAGATCTGCTTCTGGATCAAAGGAAACTATATCGATTGTAGGGACGGATAA